Proteins from a genomic interval of Aureimonas sp. AU20:
- the pth gene encoding aminoacyl-tRNA hydrolase, with product MLLMVGLGNPGPQYEGNRHNIGFMAVDEIARAFRFGPWTRKFHGEIAEGSIEGEKVLLLKPLTFMNDSGRSVQAAVSFYKIALADLVVFHDELDLPPGKVRVKTGGGHGGHNGLRSIDAHLGKDYRRVRLGIGHPGSKERVNPHVLGDFAKVDREWLEMLLGEIARHAGALVKGEDAVFMNRLSLATGGSQEPAGAKGAAPRSAAAAPKGQSHIRQARAGGKPALPATGPMAGMLKKLFGGD from the coding sequence ATGCTGCTGATGGTCGGATTGGGCAATCCTGGCCCGCAATACGAGGGCAACCGGCACAATATCGGTTTCATGGCGGTGGACGAGATCGCCCGCGCCTTCCGGTTCGGCCCCTGGACCCGCAAGTTCCATGGCGAGATCGCGGAAGGTTCGATCGAGGGCGAGAAGGTTCTTCTTCTGAAGCCGCTCACCTTCATGAACGACAGCGGGCGCTCGGTGCAGGCCGCCGTCAGCTTCTACAAGATCGCGCTTGCCGACCTCGTCGTCTTCCATGACGAGCTGGACCTGCCGCCCGGCAAGGTGCGGGTGAAGACCGGCGGCGGCCATGGCGGCCACAACGGACTGCGCTCGATCGACGCCCATTTGGGCAAGGACTATCGCCGCGTGCGGCTCGGCATCGGCCATCCCGGCTCGAAGGAGCGGGTCAACCCGCATGTGCTGGGCGACTTCGCCAAGGTAGATCGCGAATGGCTGGAGATGCTGCTCGGCGAGATCGCCCGCCATGCCGGCGCGCTGGTCAAGGGCGAGGACGCGGTCTTCATGAACCGACTTTCGCTCGCCACCGGCGGCTCGCAGGAACCGGCGGGCGCCAAGGGCGCTGCGCCCAGATCCGCCGCCGCCGCGCCAAAGGGCCAGAGCCATATCCGGCAGGCTCGCGCGGGCGGCAAGCCCGCCCTCCCCGCCACTGGCCCGATGGCCGGAATGCTCAAGAAGCTGTTCGGCGGCGACTGA
- the ychF gene encoding redox-regulated ATPase YchF → MGFRCGIVGLPNVGKSTLFNALTKTAAAQAANYPFCTIEPNTGDVGVPDKRMGAIAKIGKSAQIIPTRITFVDIAGLVRGASKGEGLGNQFLANIREVDAIVHVLRCFEDDDITHVEGRINPVADAETVETELMLSDLESLERRITGTRKKAQGKDKEAMAQLPVMEATLARLQNGEPARVLLAGFDADDRRELRNLNLLTSKPVLYVCNVAEGDAATGNEHSRAVDEMAQRQGARSVVISAAIEAEIAQLGEDEVGEYLDAMGLAEPGLDRLIAEGYGLLDLITYFTVGPKETRAWTVKRGAKAPQAAGVIHTDFEKGFIRAQTIGYDDFVALGGEVAAKEAGKARDEGKEYVVQDGDIMMFKFNV, encoded by the coding sequence ATGGGCTTTCGCTGCGGTATCGTGGGGCTTCCGAACGTCGGCAAGTCGACCCTCTTCAACGCGCTGACCAAGACGGCGGCGGCGCAGGCCGCGAACTATCCGTTCTGCACGATCGAGCCGAACACCGGCGATGTCGGCGTGCCGGACAAACGCATGGGCGCCATCGCCAAGATCGGCAAGTCGGCACAGATCATCCCCACCCGCATCACCTTCGTGGACATTGCCGGCCTGGTGCGCGGCGCCTCGAAGGGCGAAGGTCTAGGCAACCAGTTCCTCGCCAATATCCGCGAAGTGGACGCCATCGTCCATGTGCTGCGCTGTTTCGAGGACGACGACATCACGCATGTCGAGGGCCGCATCAACCCGGTTGCGGACGCCGAGACGGTCGAGACCGAGCTCATGCTCTCCGACCTCGAAAGCCTGGAGCGCCGCATCACCGGCACCCGCAAGAAGGCGCAGGGCAAGGACAAGGAGGCCATGGCGCAGCTTCCCGTGATGGAAGCGACGCTTGCCCGCCTTCAGAACGGCGAGCCCGCGCGCGTGCTCCTGGCCGGCTTCGACGCCGACGACCGGCGCGAGCTGCGCAATCTCAATCTCTTGACCTCCAAGCCGGTTCTCTATGTCTGCAACGTCGCCGAAGGCGATGCGGCCACCGGCAATGAGCACAGCCGCGCCGTGGACGAGATGGCTCAGCGCCAGGGCGCGCGCTCGGTCGTCATCTCCGCCGCGATCGAGGCCGAGATCGCCCAGCTCGGCGAAGATGAGGTCGGCGAATATCTCGACGCGATGGGTCTTGCCGAGCCCGGCCTCGACCGGCTGATCGCTGAGGGCTACGGGCTTCTCGACCTCATCACCTATTTCACGGTAGGCCCGAAGGAGACGCGTGCCTGGACGGTGAAGCGCGGCGCGAAGGCCCCGCAGGCCGCCGGCGTGATCCACACCGATTTCGAGAAGGGCTTCATCCGCGCCCAGACCATCGGCTACGACGATTTCGTCGCGCTGGGCGGCGAAGTCGCGGCCAAGGAAGCCGGCAAGGCGCGCGACGAAGGCAAGGAATATGTCGTTCAGGACGGCGACATCATGATGTTCAAGTTCAACGTCTGA
- a CDS encoding cytochrome c1: MKRRLAAALAACLLGVAMPAMAQDAATPPASVPEVGQPPGAAPEAGSGTEAAHAEGGAAEHGTPHYPLKKPQLLSWSFAGPFGHWDIGQLQRGLKVYKEVCSACHSMNLVSFRNFTALGYSEAQVRALAAQYQITDPAPNAQGEMFQRPGIPADRLPAPFPNPEAAAAALGGAHPPDLSLIAKARAVERGFPTFVFDIFTQYAEGGPNYVHSLLTGYGETPPEGTVVQPGTYYNPHFISGPALAMAPPLSDGQVVYDDGAPQTLDQYARDVSAFLMWTAEPHLVERKATGLVVMIFLIGFAIMLRLVKKRIWAGTAH, translated from the coding sequence ATGAAGAGACGTCTTGCAGCCGCTCTCGCGGCCTGTCTCCTGGGCGTGGCCATGCCGGCCATGGCGCAGGACGCCGCAACTCCGCCGGCCAGTGTGCCGGAGGTCGGCCAGCCGCCGGGTGCGGCGCCCGAAGCCGGGAGCGGCACGGAAGCAGCCCACGCCGAGGGCGGTGCGGCCGAGCACGGCACGCCGCACTACCCTCTCAAGAAGCCTCAGCTGCTCAGCTGGAGCTTCGCCGGTCCGTTCGGCCATTGGGATATCGGGCAGCTCCAACGTGGCCTTAAGGTCTACAAGGAGGTGTGCTCGGCCTGCCACTCGATGAATCTGGTGTCGTTCCGCAACTTCACCGCCCTCGGCTATTCCGAGGCGCAGGTGCGTGCGCTGGCTGCGCAGTATCAGATCACCGACCCGGCGCCGAACGCCCAGGGCGAGATGTTCCAGCGGCCCGGCATCCCGGCCGACCGTCTGCCCGCGCCCTTCCCGAACCCAGAAGCCGCAGCGGCGGCGCTGGGCGGGGCCCATCCGCCGGATCTCTCGCTTATCGCCAAGGCTCGCGCGGTGGAGCGTGGCTTCCCGACGTTCGTGTTCGACATCTTCACGCAATATGCGGAAGGCGGCCCGAACTACGTCCATTCGCTGCTGACGGGTTATGGCGAGACGCCGCCCGAAGGCACGGTGGTCCAGCCAGGCACCTACTACAACCCGCATTTCATCTCCGGTCCGGCGCTCGCCATGGCCCCGCCCTTGAGCGACGGTCAGGTCGTCTATGACGATGGCGCTCCGCAGACCCTGGATCAGTATGCGCGGGACGTTTCGGCCTTCCTCATGTGGACGGCTGAGCCCCATCTCGTGGAGCGCAAGGCGACCGGTCTCGTGGTGATGATCTTCCTGATCGGCTTCGCGATCATGCTGCGGCTGGTCAAGAAGCGGATCTGGGCCGGCACGGCGCACTGA
- a CDS encoding ABC transporter ATP-binding protein: MMERVLKRFERVIDPYGEGGAEGAGARRVGALPPLPSETNRFIWHFAREAKGPFLALLVTGGLTGGVDALLYAAVGWVVDALGSSSPATLIADHFGLLVGLALLTLVFRTAILFAASVLEQQIVVPSLYNRIRWQAYRRLMDQSYTFYQNDFAGRIAQKVQQVGEATGDFIVTTLQTFWSFITFAVLAVAILGAMDWRMGVVLLVWAVGYGWIVRHLLPRIRRSGRETADARSVMSGRIVDSFTNILAVKLFDTSRRQDAFVLDGFRRFVDSVRSMTRAITAVRTAVALLNGAMMTAIGALAIQSWTAGGASTGDVAAALGLVLRLNQMSGWMMFNINGLVRNYGTIQDAVGTVTLAPTLLDRPEAPDLQPSGGAVEFRNVTFHYGKGGGIIENFNLRVRAGEKIGLVGRSGAGKTTLVNLLLRLYDVEKGQILVDGQDIADVAQASLRGAVGVVTQDTSLFHRSIRDNIAYGRPEALEAEVETAARRADALDFIQRVRDPNGRSGMDAYVGERGVKLSGGQRQRIAIARVFLKDAPILVLDEATSALDSEVEAAIQDNLSAMMEGKTVIAIAHRLSTIASLDRLVVIDGGRIVEEGSHAELVRRGGLYASLWRRQSGGFLAEDAAE; the protein is encoded by the coding sequence ATGATGGAACGGGTTCTCAAGCGTTTCGAGCGCGTCATCGATCCTTATGGCGAAGGTGGCGCGGAAGGGGCGGGCGCGCGCCGCGTCGGCGCCCTGCCGCCGCTGCCGAGCGAGACCAACCGCTTCATCTGGCACTTCGCGCGCGAGGCGAAAGGGCCGTTCCTGGCGCTTCTGGTCACAGGTGGGCTCACCGGCGGCGTCGATGCGCTGCTTTATGCCGCGGTCGGCTGGGTGGTGGACGCACTGGGCTCCTCGTCTCCGGCCACGCTGATCGCCGACCATTTCGGCCTGCTCGTCGGTCTGGCGCTGCTGACGCTGGTGTTTCGCACGGCGATCCTGTTCGCGGCCTCCGTGCTCGAGCAGCAGATCGTCGTGCCCTCGCTCTACAATCGCATTCGCTGGCAGGCCTATCGCCGGCTGATGGACCAGTCCTACACGTTCTATCAGAACGACTTCGCCGGCCGCATCGCGCAGAAGGTGCAGCAGGTCGGCGAGGCGACGGGCGATTTCATCGTCACCACGCTCCAGACCTTCTGGAGCTTCATCACCTTCGCGGTGCTCGCCGTCGCCATCCTGGGCGCCATGGACTGGCGCATGGGCGTCGTGCTCCTCGTCTGGGCGGTGGGCTATGGTTGGATCGTGCGCCATCTTCTGCCGCGCATCCGCCGCTCCGGCCGCGAAACGGCCGACGCGCGCTCCGTCATGTCCGGCCGGATCGTCGACAGTTTCACCAATATCCTCGCCGTGAAGCTCTTTGACACGTCGCGGCGGCAAGACGCTTTCGTGCTCGACGGGTTCCGCCGCTTCGTTGATTCGGTGCGCTCCATGACGCGCGCCATAACTGCCGTGCGAACGGCGGTGGCGCTGCTCAACGGCGCGATGATGACGGCGATCGGTGCGCTGGCGATCCAGTCCTGGACGGCGGGCGGCGCCAGCACGGGCGATGTCGCGGCCGCGCTCGGCCTCGTGCTGCGGCTCAACCAGATGAGCGGCTGGATGATGTTCAACATCAATGGCCTCGTACGCAACTACGGCACGATTCAGGACGCGGTCGGCACGGTGACCCTCGCGCCGACCCTTCTCGACCGGCCGGAGGCTCCCGATCTCCAGCCCTCCGGCGGCGCGGTGGAGTTCCGCAATGTCACCTTCCATTATGGCAAGGGCGGCGGGATTATCGAAAACTTCAATCTGCGCGTGAGAGCCGGCGAGAAGATCGGTCTCGTCGGACGTTCGGGCGCCGGTAAGACGACGCTCGTCAACCTGCTCCTGCGTCTCTACGACGTCGAGAAGGGACAGATCCTCGTGGACGGGCAGGACATCGCGGACGTCGCTCAGGCTTCGCTGCGCGGCGCCGTCGGCGTCGTCACGCAGGATACCTCGCTGTTCCACCGATCGATTCGCGACAACATCGCCTATGGCCGGCCGGAGGCCTTGGAAGCCGAGGTGGAGACCGCCGCGCGCCGGGCCGACGCGCTGGACTTCATCCAGCGCGTGCGCGACCCGAACGGGCGCTCGGGCATGGACGCCTATGTCGGCGAGCGCGGCGTCAAGCTCTCGGGCGGCCAGCGCCAGCGTATCGCCATCGCGCGCGTGTTTCTGAAGGACGCGCCGATCCTCGTTCTGGACGAGGCGACCTCGGCGCTCGATTCGGAGGTCGAGGCCGCCATCCAGGACAATTTGAGCGCGATGATGGAGGGAAAGACCGTGATCGCCATCGCGCACCGCCTTTCCACCATCGCCAGCCTCGACCGGCTCGTGGTGATCGACGGTGGGCGGATCGTGGAGGAGGGGAGCCATGCCGAGCTGGTTCGGCGCGGCGGTCTCTACGCCTCGCTTTGGCGGCGGCAGTCAGGCGGTTTCTTGGCCGAGGACGCGGCGGAATAG
- the petA gene encoding ubiquinol-cytochrome c reductase iron-sulfur subunit: MSVDHSSEPTRRDFLFIATGAAGVVGVASAVWPFIDQMNPDAAALALAQVDVDVSQVAEGQSITAKWRGKPIFIRQRTAKEVEEARAVSLGELKDPIARNANIPADSPATDVNRTVVGRENWLVMVGVCTHLGCVPNGKSGDYDGWFCPCHGSHYDTAGRVRKGPAPENMAIPLYQFTTPTTIRIG; this comes from the coding sequence GTGAGCGTCGACCACAGCAGTGAACCCACTCGACGGGATTTTCTCTTCATCGCCACGGGCGCGGCCGGTGTCGTGGGCGTTGCATCCGCCGTCTGGCCGTTCATCGACCAGATGAATCCGGACGCCGCCGCCCTCGCGCTCGCGCAGGTCGATGTCGATGTGTCCCAGGTGGCCGAAGGGCAGTCCATCACCGCCAAATGGCGCGGCAAGCCGATCTTCATTCGCCAGCGCACGGCGAAGGAAGTCGAGGAGGCGCGCGCCGTCTCGCTTGGCGAGTTGAAGGACCCGATCGCCCGCAACGCCAACATCCCGGCCGATTCGCCGGCGACGGACGTGAACCGCACCGTGGTGGGCCGTGAAAACTGGCTCGTCATGGTGGGCGTGTGCACGCATCTCGGTTGCGTGCCCAATGGCAAGTCGGGTGACTACGACGGCTGGTTCTGCCCTTGCCACGGATCGCACTATGACACCGCCGGCCGCGTCCGTAAGGGACCTGCGCCGGAGAACATGGCGATTCCGCTCTACCAGTTCACGACACCCACCACCATTCGCATCGGCTAA
- a CDS encoding GGDEF domain-containing protein → MRRPNALEVFQAGMIVLLMASAVLGIMTLSSAMAMKSRASASLEELQTFELAFHAANAIVEERAPLEADLAYTESEDRGRRELLVQLRRHTDEALDRFEQRAEQTGLGSTLNFAFLKAQLKSTRARGDGLLDITSTSYAVGVRTSVIRDMISSSETIAPMLAIVCRRIETADPGLGGKVGMVRLLASLHESALRLPSVMLPYVAAGTALPRDAQMEALRITQRIHALWDVGASQLVFGEDAGELPAALERLRSDYLGKGLPFLSRQIERAAIGNFRTMPSADRILEVYRPTTEPIAQLRDLYLGRMTMEAKDFSALATIRMVASLVLTSVILSILPLLAWNTYRQVLRPLLDFRDQILSISERRTITTLPYTGSVPQVRSLFGALQTLQDRERERIALDGERAALAERLRLLSVTDELTGLLNRRGFDATRHSGPPPSLSLSGDIALLTLDIDHFKAVNDTYGHKAGDIVLQAISRVLDTEVGLTGVVGRYGGEEFAILLWDGDLVQTQMLAERLRARIEATAVPIGEGLKPLRVTASFGIAFGAHQGADWTALHEYADEALYAAKMAGRNRVRITNRIVANWADVKFGPPAAPSKGMKAVSRS, encoded by the coding sequence ATGCGCCGTCCTAATGCCCTGGAGGTGTTTCAAGCCGGCATGATCGTGCTGTTGATGGCGTCCGCCGTCCTCGGCATCATGACGCTGTCCTCCGCGATGGCGATGAAGTCCCGTGCCAGCGCCAGCCTGGAAGAGTTGCAGACCTTCGAACTCGCCTTCCATGCGGCCAATGCGATCGTCGAGGAACGTGCTCCGCTGGAAGCGGATCTGGCCTATACCGAAAGCGAGGATCGCGGACGCCGCGAGCTCCTGGTGCAGTTGCGGCGACACACCGACGAGGCACTGGACCGCTTCGAGCAGCGGGCCGAACAGACCGGTCTTGGCTCCACCTTGAACTTCGCCTTCCTCAAGGCCCAGCTGAAGAGCACGCGGGCGCGGGGCGACGGTCTCCTGGATATTACGTCGACCTCCTACGCCGTCGGCGTTCGGACCTCGGTCATCCGCGACATGATCTCCTCGTCGGAGACGATCGCGCCGATGCTCGCCATCGTCTGCCGTCGCATCGAGACGGCCGATCCCGGGCTCGGCGGAAAGGTCGGGATGGTTCGCCTTCTCGCCTCGCTGCATGAGTCCGCCCTGCGGTTGCCCTCCGTCATGCTGCCCTACGTCGCCGCCGGAACGGCGCTGCCGCGTGACGCACAGATGGAAGCGCTGCGGATCACCCAGCGCATTCATGCCCTCTGGGATGTCGGCGCGTCCCAACTCGTGTTCGGCGAGGACGCGGGCGAACTTCCTGCGGCGCTGGAGCGCTTGCGCTCCGACTATCTCGGCAAGGGCTTGCCGTTTCTCAGCCGGCAGATCGAGCGCGCCGCGATCGGCAATTTTCGCACGATGCCATCGGCCGACCGTATCCTCGAGGTCTATCGACCCACGACGGAGCCGATCGCCCAGTTGCGCGATCTCTATCTCGGCCGCATGACCATGGAGGCCAAGGACTTCTCCGCGCTGGCGACCATCCGCATGGTGGCCAGCCTCGTGCTGACGAGCGTCATCCTGTCGATCCTGCCGCTTCTGGCCTGGAACACATACCGTCAGGTGCTTCGTCCTCTTCTGGACTTCCGAGACCAAATCCTCTCGATCAGCGAACGGCGGACGATCACGACCTTGCCCTATACGGGCTCCGTGCCTCAGGTGCGCAGCCTGTTCGGCGCGCTCCAGACGTTGCAGGATCGCGAGCGCGAGCGGATCGCGCTCGATGGCGAGCGCGCGGCTCTGGCGGAGCGGCTGCGGCTTCTGTCGGTGACCGACGAACTGACAGGTCTTCTCAATCGTCGGGGCTTCGACGCGACGCGCCACAGCGGGCCGCCGCCGAGCCTTTCGCTCTCCGGCGACATCGCGCTCTTGACGCTGGATATCGATCACTTCAAGGCGGTGAACGACACCTATGGCCATAAGGCAGGGGACATCGTGCTGCAGGCCATCTCCCGTGTGCTCGACACGGAAGTAGGGCTGACGGGCGTCGTCGGGCGTTATGGCGGGGAGGAGTTCGCGATCCTTCTTTGGGACGGGGATCTCGTCCAGACGCAGATGCTGGCGGAACGGCTGCGGGCGCGGATCGAAGCGACGGCCGTTCCCATCGGCGAAGGGCTGAAGCCGCTGCGCGTGACCGCCAGCTTTGGCATCGCTTTCGGTGCGCATCAGGGCGCGGACTGGACCGCCCTGCACGAATACGCCGACGAGGCGCTCTATGCCGCTAAGATGGCGGGGCGGAACCGCGTGCGCATCACCAACCGGATCGTCGCCAACTGGGCCGACGTCAAGTTCGGGCCCCCTGCCGCCCCATCCAAAGGGATGAAGGCCGTCAGTCGGTCCTGA
- a CDS encoding MaoC family dehydratase, which translates to MRYFEDFTPGTQFSLGPYTVEREAVLDFARSFDPQPFHLDEDAANRSLLGGLSASGWHTTAMMMRMMCDSFLLDCASHGSPGVSEIKWLRPVRPGYVLIGEAEVLEGRLSQSRPGFGICQMRNTLREQGSGETLLLCDYAVFLQSRPADSP; encoded by the coding sequence TTGCGTTATTTCGAAGACTTCACGCCGGGTACGCAGTTCTCGCTCGGCCCCTATACGGTCGAGCGCGAGGCGGTTCTGGACTTCGCCCGATCCTTCGATCCTCAGCCCTTCCATCTCGACGAGGACGCGGCGAACCGGTCGCTGTTGGGCGGCCTCTCGGCCTCGGGCTGGCACACGACGGCGATGATGATGCGCATGATGTGCGACAGCTTCCTGCTCGACTGCGCCTCGCATGGATCGCCCGGCGTGTCGGAGATCAAGTGGCTGCGCCCCGTTCGTCCGGGCTATGTCCTGATCGGCGAGGCGGAGGTGCTGGAAGGCCGCCTCTCGCAGTCCCGCCCCGGCTTCGGCATCTGCCAGATGCGCAACACGCTGCGCGAGCAGGGCTCGGGCGAGACGCTGCTCCTGTGCGACTATGCCGTCTTCCTCCAAAGTCGTCCTGCCGACTCGCCATGA
- a CDS encoding cytochrome b, whose translation MSGHSSYVPSSGVMRWLDARLPLPRLLYDSFVAFPVPRNLNYAYTFGGILALFLGIQILTGVVLAMHYAANSGIAFQSVESIMRDVNWGWLLRYLHANGASFFFIAVYIHIFRGLYYGSYKAPREVLWILGVIIFLLMMATAFMGYVLPWGQMSFWGATVITGFFTAFPGVGHAIQTLLLGGFAVDNATLNRFFALHYLLPFMIAGLVILHIWALHVTGQTNPTGVDIKSSKDTVPFTPHATIKDGLAMIVFLAVFSYFVFYIPNYLGHPDNYIPANPLQTPAHIVPEWYFLPFYAMLRAITFNVGPIDSKLGGVLVMFASIIILLFLPWLDTSRVRSTNYRPIYKIFFWIFAVNAVILGWLGSRPAEGIYPILALIGTIYYFGHFLIVLPVLGLIEKPYKLPNSITEAVLAKNGGSRSVPAGATATPETKG comes from the coding sequence ATGAGCGGTCATTCGTCCTACGTGCCGTCGAGCGGCGTGATGCGCTGGCTTGATGCGCGCCTCCCGCTGCCGCGGCTTCTCTACGATTCCTTCGTGGCCTTTCCGGTGCCGCGAAACCTGAACTACGCCTATACGTTCGGTGGCATCCTGGCGCTGTTCCTGGGCATCCAGATCCTGACCGGCGTCGTCCTGGCGATGCATTACGCCGCCAATTCCGGCATCGCCTTCCAGTCCGTCGAAAGCATCATGCGCGACGTGAACTGGGGCTGGCTCCTGCGCTATCTCCACGCCAACGGCGCGTCCTTCTTCTTCATCGCCGTGTATATCCACATCTTCCGTGGCCTCTACTACGGCTCTTACAAGGCGCCGCGCGAGGTACTCTGGATTCTCGGCGTCATCATCTTCCTTCTCATGATGGCAACCGCCTTCATGGGCTACGTCCTGCCCTGGGGCCAGATGTCCTTCTGGGGCGCCACCGTCATCACCGGCTTCTTCACCGCCTTCCCGGGCGTCGGCCATGCGATCCAGACGCTTCTGCTTGGCGGCTTCGCCGTCGACAACGCGACGCTGAACCGCTTCTTCGCCCTGCATTATCTCCTGCCCTTCATGATCGCGGGTCTCGTGATCCTGCACATCTGGGCGCTGCACGTGACTGGCCAGACCAACCCGACCGGCGTCGACATCAAGTCGTCCAAGGACACGGTGCCCTTCACGCCGCATGCGACGATCAAGGACGGCCTCGCCATGATCGTGTTCCTGGCCGTCTTCTCCTATTTCGTCTTCTACATCCCGAACTATCTCGGCCATCCCGACAACTACATCCCCGCCAACCCGCTGCAGACGCCGGCGCATATCGTGCCCGAATGGTACTTCCTGCCGTTCTACGCCATGCTGCGCGCCATCACCTTCAACGTCGGGCCGATCGATTCCAAGCTCGGCGGCGTCTTGGTGATGTTCGCCTCGATCATCATCCTGCTCTTCCTGCCTTGGCTGGACACGAGCCGGGTGCGCTCGACCAACTACCGGCCGATCTACAAGATCTTCTTCTGGATCTTCGCGGTGAACGCCGTGATCCTGGGCTGGCTCGGCTCGCGTCCCGCCGAGGGCATCTATCCCATCCTCGCGCTGATCGGCACGATCTACTATTTCGGCCACTTCCTGATCGTGCTGCCGGTGCTCGGCCTGATCGAGAAGCCGTACAAACTGCCGAACTCGATCACCGAAGCCGTGCTCGCCAAGAATGGCGGCAGCCGCTCCGTGCCCGCGGGCGCGACGGCGACGCCGGAAACCAAAGGCTGA